acacagacccggACTTGTGTGtgacagctgttgtttttgtcagaTTGAGAACATCCAGCTGATGATGGACAGTGAGACCGGGCGCTCTAAAGGCTACGGCTTCATCACAGTGAGTTTCTCATTGGGACTTTTTCTGATCGTTCATCAGTTGAGCTGCAGCCTGAAACTGGTCCCATCAACACAGAAGCCTAAATGTTGTAATGTTAGTTTTCAGACGCAGAATGCGCCAAAAAAGCTCTGGAGCAACTGAACGGCTTTGAGCTGGCAGGTCGGCCTATGAAGGTTGGTCACGTGACCGAACGGACAGACCCCTCCTCGGCTCCGTCCATCCTGGACAACGACGAACTGGAGCGCAGCGGCATCGACCTGGGAACCACGGGGAGGCTGCAGCTCATGGCCCGGCTGGCAGAGGGTGAGGGTACATTTCCTGGTATCTATTTGAGTACATCATCAACCACAAGTGAcctcatttgtgtgtgtgtgtcttcagGCACCGGCCTGCAGATCCCTCCTGCAGCTCAGCAAGCTCTCCAGATGAGTGGTGCCATCGCTATTGGGGCCATGGCTGCCGTCTCCGGTAATGATATAGTTAGGAATGAACCTTTAGGTTTGAAGTAAAAGCAAGTACTGGTTTCCAAAAGTGCTTCTGCTGATAATGGTGACTCttagattgtgtgtgtgtgtcagattGGCacttacacatgcacacacctatGTGTGGTTGTCTCTGTGTAAATCTGTAATTTAGCTGGTGTCCTGCTTTTCAGCTGCCATGAATCCCTCACTCAACGTCAACATGAACTCTGGCGCTCTGAATCTTCCTTCTCAACCGCTCGCCACTCACTGCTTCCAGCTGTCAAACATGTTCAACCCCAGCAGGTAAAGAGTGTCTGAAAAGGCAGATCTCCAGACTTGGCTTCACGTCGCTcatctgaatgtgtgtgtgtgtgtgtttcagtgagAACACATTTGGCTGGGAGGTGGACATCCAGCGTGATGTGATTGAGGAGTGCAACAAGCATGGAGGAGTGGTTCACATCTATGTTGACAAGAACTCTGCAGAGGTACACCTTTTCCAAGAGCACTGTCAACACACAGATGTACAACATAGCAGATCCTCAACAGGGCATGGGTTTTGGcagaacattttttacaacAGCAAATCAGTAAAATTCTTTCAAGCTTTTCTAAAATCTAAGTGTAGCTGTTGGTGTGTCTGACAGAGAGAGCTCTGTAACTGTAATTGCTGCATGTAGTGACTCAACTACCTGCATAGAGGATGTCTTACTTGTGTTACATTTCAGGGAAACGTTTATGTCAAGTGTCCGTCAATCCCTGCTGCCATGTCTGCAGTCAATGCCCTGCACGGAAGATTCTTTGGTGGTGAGTCGTGTTTCCTTACAGCTGTGTTGTTCTGCACCAATGGTAGCGCAGCCTTCACTTCCTCACCTGTGTTTTCAGGTAAGATGATCACGGCAGCGTATGTACCCCTTCCCACCTACCACAAACTCTTCCCGGAGTCGGTCACTGCCACACAGCTGCTGGTCCCTCCTTTGCGACGATGACTCAACAATATTCTTCTGTGACTGAACATTAGAGCCCGTCGActctttcagttttcttttctcctaTTGGTCAACCAGTGAGTCAGTTCAGCCAGTTcagattttttctgttttgttttcttctgctggACTCAAAGGCCACGCCCTCTTGCTGGTGTTATTTCATGATCCTTTGGTCATGTGATCACCATGCTTCCTGTCTTCGAGCTTTTGCGCGTGGTTTCAGAGAGGCCTACACCATCTGACTTTTGTCCAATGATGAGCTCTGTGAGCtgtgggagggagggggggggactgATGGGAGGCTGTCATCTGATTGGTTAATTTAGGGGTGTTTGGTATTTAACTGTTTTTGTAAACAGATTTGATTTTGTAAAACTGAtgattaaattttattttcatgcgAGTCTCTGCGTCTGTTTCTCATTGGCTGCATCAAGCACAGTAATTCTGACCAGCACCCCTCTTTTGAACAGGGTAAAATGAAATACGTTTTTAGTAACATGTCTGCAGATTGTCGTTCTTCAACGTTGATTGTATCCAGTAAAGTGACCGTCAATTGGAATTGATTTATCTTCATAGGAACTTAAATACTTCACATAGTTTTGATTCAATCTCCTTTTGTGAAAATCTGAGCTGAAAATAATCTAAGACACAATCACAAGACAAATCTCCATGGTAACTGAATTAAGCTCCAGTGATTCCTGAGTCAAGAATAAGTTTAACTGGGTTATCTGGAAAATTCTATCTTCGTTTTTAATTTCTGTTCAAAACCCCCAAGTCATAACATCAGTCATGTGAGGCATCTTCTCCAAATGGAAATCACATGATGCATGCGTGTTAACACTTTAATCCATGTTAAATGTGACTAGTGTTCATATCGAgaacatttttatacattttttaaaaaactggacatttttttttaaatcgggtatctgaaaaaatatttgaccATAAGTAATTTATGTCTTTTTGTTACTTACTTGTGGAACTAATTCATTTGAgtttcaaactttaaataaaataaaaaaactttacttaGGCAAACTGGAAGGGACGGAATCACATCGCCACTTCTGCCAATTATAGTTGTAGAGTTGTTGTGTTTTAGAGCTTGAagttgtaaatctgactccaaaAGGGCCTCATACCCAAGATCCATCCTTCACCTAACTAGTTGTCATGTATGTAGATTCACAGTTGATATCAGCTAAAATGTGTaacatgttcaaactttaaaagtgAAACTTCATGGCCAATGTCAGCTGTGTTTTAGAGAtagattttgtattttaaaaaaatgacacaaaaaaagagaaaagctaTCTTAGTGAGGTGTTGTTTTTAGAACTGCTAGAGCAAAAGTCAATTTCCCGCTTCTTATAAAAAAGATTTGGATGACCCTACTCTATCTAATGATGTTTTTCTAGGTCAGGTGGGTTTCCCACTCAGAAGCTGCCAGGATGGGACTGTTTGTTTAGTTTCTTCTGCAGATTTTTACCTGGCAGCTCTGAGGTTTAGAAAAAAACGGTAGGGTGCAGAATTAATCATGAAAAGATGAGCACAGATTTGATTCTCactttttttaatactaaaagtATTAACTGTTCAAGCATTTAAAATATCGAAACTGTTCAGCCTGTTGGACTTCAAACTGTAACTCactttaatcatcttttgatccattttaaaaatggtctttttatcacaatttgcagttttttgccaaaataaaagatgcCTGGGCCcttttataggacatagtttcagttAGTTACAGAGTGGCtgtagttcattcgaaatttgtCGGGCAGGACTGTTTGCACAAAGTAACTCCACCCCCTCTTctcctccccgttgctgagagatCGGaaaagggagcttgtggcccggcTTACGTATttctttaaacatctttttacataattatatttttcatttgctcatgtttcacaacaattgaagaaatactcagaaatgcaatttttgaggttaaatttctttatatataccgtatacatgtcctccatcatcagaaaaatgccacaagactatgttaaaaacacccaaaacacaacttttattggagtgtgtctttaagttGGTATAATTCAGTAACTAGCCAGAATTTGATGGATTCAATGTCGTGACTTGAGTTCCTAATAATGACATTCTGTAATGTAGAACAGTATATTACTCTTCAGATAGTCACACTTCTGTGAGAGCTCAGTCTTCTTGAAAGATTTATCATTTTGGATTTaactctttaaaaacagaagatCCACGTGTCAGTGTGGAAATAAAACGacataatgtaaaaaattacTTCAACATATGCCTTCAAATCCATCAAAGTGTCCTAGCAGGGGCATCAATGCTACTGAATGTCTCAAAGTAAAGCCTAAAGCCCTTGAAGGCATCAGGATGAAACCTTGACCTCTGGAGACTCCTGCCTCGGCTTCAAATACGCTGAAGATGTTGTAGGGAGAATGCCTGAAGGGTAAAAGACCTCAGTGCGGACCCTTGATGCTTTTTGCAGCTCACATGCTGCTCAGCAGTTGTTAGAGCTCGTTCAGGTGGATGACGGTGATGGTGATGTCATCACGGTACCTGCGAGCCAGCTCTGTCGGCAGGCTGAGCATCTTGGCCAGGCGGTTTGGGGACACGCTCCCATAGCCATCGTCCCCCAGAGCATGCCGAAGCAGATGAGTGGCAGCATTCTGGTCCTCCAGCACAGACAGTACTTTGCCCTTCCTCTCCAGAAGGAGGCGCTGCAGGCTGCCCAGCGTCATGTTTTCACTGGGAACAATGGGCCTCTGCTGTTGAAGACCTGCAGGACAAAGAAACAATGCTGTAACAGCAGCAGATTCACAAAATACACTCAAATCTCCCTCAGAGACGCGGGTGTTGCACTTCCCACCTGCCTACTCTAATAATGGGAGGAAATGGAGACAAGTTTGGTTAGATGTCATGAGGACTTTCTACATCCTGTTTAATGTCGATATTGATGTGTGACATAATTCCTTTCATCAACCCTGCAGAGAAATCTAAAAGCCACGCAGGCAGTACTCCTAATAGAATGAGACAAAACTCATCTTCATCAAATatgattttaaatgtttcacagCACTCTCAGGAAATAACAAACATTAAAGTGAACCTAATCCAAATTCATGCAGCACCAACGACGACTGATCATTCAGGTACAGTTTTGCCTGGAAGGAGGTTTGACCAGACAGGAAAATGCATTTCCTTCTGACACAAAGAGCttactttcctgttttttttcttctctgcattcaatggaAAGTCCATCTACCTTCACACTGAAAGAAATTGTTCATTTGAATGAGGACCAAAGTTCTCTGGTCTGATCCAAACCAGAGATCAGGTGAGCTTTCAcatccattaacccttgtgctatcttaaatgaccccacccttacattgacgtgttctccctaccatgacaaaggtggataaaggtggaaagatttcatgtaatccatggacaccagtgaagatcacaaatcattgaagaaaaaaggttcagcgcactgtctagtgggtctagatgacccaactcccaatgttgaagtgcttaggatagcacaagggtttaaccTAATGGAATGGTTAAACTAATGGAAGAAACCAGCTCTGGATTAAACCAGGACCAAAGCTGGTATAGTGGATGTCACCAGAGTACCTCGTGACATGATGTGAGATACACAGACACAAAGTAATTTGGACTAAAGTGgatcatttaaaataatgagGAAAAGTAGCTTTATTTACCTGTCAGTTGTTCTGCCACCCGCTGGATGACGGTTTGTCGGTGCATCAGCTCCCAGAGTCCATCCGTCGCCAAGACCAGGAACTTGTCTGTAGGTCTGATGTGGTGTTGGGTGACCTCTGGGAGGGCGCTCAGGTAGGGTGGAGTCATGTAGTGTTGGGGTAGAGTTCGGACGGCATCGTCGACTGCAGACATGACATCCGGCCGACTCTTGTAGACTTGTCTCAGCATCTCTGCGCTCCATTTGAAGCGAACATCGCCAAACGCCCTGAAGGGCAGCAGCAGACCCAGTAGGCGGTCATGCCGGATCACAGTTTTATGCTCCGAGGGCGGATGCTCTTCCAGAATCCTTTGCAGTTCATCTGGGTTTTGGGCATTGTGGTCATTTGTGAGGCTGACTGCAGACCAGCGCCCATCTTCATCCAGGACACCCAGAACAGCCCGACTATCACCCAGGTTGGCCACATGCAGGACACCATTAGAGACGTGGACAACACACGCAGTAGAACCAGACAGCGCCACCCGGAGGGGGGAAGACGAAGACAGTCCTTCTCCCGGGACAGACACCCGTCTGCGAACAGACAGTGAGACATTAAAAGGCTGCATTTCAGGAAAAATTTACCAACTTGCCTTTCTGCTCCAGGTTATGAGCTCAAGTTTTTTAAGTTGCACTGCTTGTGAAGGCTAAGGGTTTGATCCCTTTGGGGTTGTGTGTACCAGGTTACCACATGAGCGCCTGAGATCAGAAGGGTTTACAGTTTCTGAAGGCTGTTGTCCACTGCTTTTTTCCTACCAAAGGATGATTACCTCCAACCAGATGGTGCGAGGGCAGTGGTGGTTGAAAGAGAACCAGGACTTAAGTTGGAGCCTAACCTCAGAAGAGAGAACGGAAGGATCACCTGGGTGAGGAGAGGGATAAGTGCACCTGGGCCTCTACAGACAGATCATAGTCAAGGCGACGGAAAGCGCTGAACAAAGCCGATGTCACTTTGCCTTCATCCTGTATTCAAT
The nucleotide sequence above comes from Oryzias latipes chromosome 5, ASM223467v1. Encoded proteins:
- the LOC101155103 gene encoding RNA-binding protein 39 isoform X1, whose translation is MADDLDIEALLDAPFRKEDKSQSPNGQEDRSKRPEKKRRSRSRSRDKKRSRSRERKRSRSRERKRSRSKDRRRSRSRERRRSRERGGRYKDHHKHRRWSKSKSPVKKEKSPIRMPNDNLTPEERDGRTVFCMQLAARIRPRDLEEFFSAVGKVRDVRMISDRNSRRSKGIAYIEFVEASSVPLAIGLTGQRLLGVPIIVQASQAEKNRAAAAAAANNLQRGLTGPMRLYVGSLHFNITEDMLRGIFEPFGRIENIQLMMDSETGRSKGYGFITFSDAECAKKALEQLNGFELAGRPMKVGHVTERTDPSSAPSILDNDELERSGIDLGTTGRLQLMARLAEGTGLQIPPAAQQALQMSGAIAIGAMAAVSAAMNPSLNVNMNSGALNLPSQPLATHCFQLSNMFNPSSENTFGWEVDIQRDVIEECNKHGGVVHIYVDKNSAEGNVYVKCPSIPAAMSAVNALHGRFFGGKMITAAYVPLPTYHKLFPESVTATQLLVPPLRR
- the LOC101155103 gene encoding RNA-binding protein 39 isoform X2 — encoded protein: MADDLDIEALLDAPFRKEDKSQSPNGQEDRSKRPEKKRRSRSRSRDKKRSRSRERKRSRSRERKRSRSKDRRRSRSRERRRSRERGGRYKDHHKQWSKSKSPVKKEKSPIRMPNDNLTPEERDGRTVFCMQLAARIRPRDLEEFFSAVGKVRDVRMISDRNSRRSKGIAYIEFVEASSVPLAIGLTGQRLLGVPIIVQASQAEKNRAAAAAAANNLQRGLTGPMRLYVGSLHFNITEDMLRGIFEPFGRIENIQLMMDSETGRSKGYGFITFSDAECAKKALEQLNGFELAGRPMKVGHVTERTDPSSAPSILDNDELERSGIDLGTTGRLQLMARLAEGTGLQIPPAAQQALQMSGAIAIGAMAAVSAAMNPSLNVNMNSGALNLPSQPLATHCFQLSNMFNPSSENTFGWEVDIQRDVIEECNKHGGVVHIYVDKNSAEGNVYVKCPSIPAAMSAVNALHGRFFGGKMITAAYVPLPTYHKLFPESVTATQLLVPPLRR
- the LOC101155506 gene encoding pyruvate dehydrogenase [acetyl-transferring]-phosphatase 1, mitochondrial, producing the protein MLGRTGTSRKRCRFKFQQHQSLSSSPILPKLPSLQFPAGTGSRWSQVRQEAGQMSSAQINRILKANEYSHTFPKGPASHGVLSFHSNMLPSNNPCEDSRSSATFLPAPGGTLFAVFDGHAGPACAQAISQRLFYYITMAMLPLKMLEELEWAVENERAVPQLLEWHKHPQDHSFQDGGSISFHSLRNFWQERLEDGEDQEDEGKVTSALFSAFRRLDYDLSVEAQVHLSLSSPRRVSVPGEGLSSSSPLRVALSGSTACVVHVSNGVLHVANLGDSRAVLGVLDEDGRWSAVSLTNDHNAQNPDELQRILEEHPPSEHKTVIRHDRLLGLLLPFRAFGDVRFKWSAEMLRQVYKSRPDVMSAVDDAVRTLPQHYMTPPYLSALPEVTQHHIRPTDKFLVLATDGLWELMHRQTVIQRVAEQLTGLQQQRPIVPSENMTLGSLQRLLLERKGKVLSVLEDQNAATHLLRHALGDDGYGSVSPNRLAKMLSLPTELARRYRDDITITVIHLNEL